A window of Selenomonas ruminantium subsp. lactilytica TAM6421 contains these coding sequences:
- the pepD gene encoding beta-Ala-His dipeptidase — protein sequence MEQNNEVLEGVLAEFAKLAAIPRKSGNEQAVSDFLKGYLQEIGLKVTQDEKNNIIADKPACPGFEKAPLTILQGHMDMVCVAAEGVAFDPLKDAIKLVRDEKFLHADGTSLGADDGIGVAEAIYIMKNAKDHGPLRMIVTVDEEQGMTGAIHLDAKHLQDAKFLINCDSENYDELTVGSAGSVNLDFSREIKWVKPELSASWQVEVKGLLGGHSGERIGDGRGNAIRTLAMTLAALSGEGEVELAAFNGGKARNAIPDDARMTIVTDLDKETIEKVLKDQQDRFNKMYGSVDPHAQFVLTSVAAPEQVMTAGDKTRLIRLLTILHTGTFAMSTVIPGLVETSANLGVVETTDTEVKVQYFPRSAVDQKLDEFRFMAEEWGALTGFVAHIGTQSPGWKENKDSKLAKIMADTFKKQNGKDMKVETIHAGLECGWHFRKNPQLDMVSIGVTTMDIHSPKERLLLETVQPQVDLIVETLHAIAKL from the coding sequence AGAACAATGAAGTATTAGAAGGCGTATTAGCGGAATTTGCCAAACTTGCCGCAATTCCTCGCAAGTCCGGCAATGAACAGGCCGTCAGCGATTTCCTGAAGGGCTATCTGCAGGAAATCGGCCTTAAAGTGACCCAGGACGAGAAAAATAATATCATCGCCGATAAACCGGCCTGCCCAGGCTTTGAAAAAGCGCCGCTGACCATCCTGCAGGGGCATATGGATATGGTTTGCGTAGCTGCCGAAGGTGTGGCTTTTGATCCGCTCAAGGATGCCATCAAATTGGTACGGGATGAGAAATTCCTGCATGCTGATGGTACGAGCCTGGGCGCTGATGATGGCATTGGTGTGGCCGAAGCTATCTATATCATGAAGAATGCCAAGGATCATGGCCCCCTGCGCATGATTGTGACGGTAGATGAAGAGCAGGGCATGACGGGTGCCATCCATCTCGATGCCAAGCATCTGCAGGATGCCAAGTTCCTGATCAACTGCGATTCGGAAAACTATGATGAACTGACCGTGGGCAGCGCCGGCAGTGTGAATCTGGATTTCTCCCGGGAAATCAAATGGGTGAAACCGGAACTTTCCGCCAGCTGGCAGGTTGAGGTCAAAGGTCTTTTGGGCGGTCATTCCGGTGAACGCATCGGCGATGGCCGTGGCAATGCCATCCGCACGCTGGCCATGACGCTGGCAGCCTTGTCTGGAGAAGGTGAAGTGGAACTGGCTGCCTTCAATGGCGGCAAGGCCCGCAATGCCATACCCGATGATGCCCGCATGACCATTGTGACGGATCTGGACAAGGAAACGATTGAAAAAGTCCTTAAGGATCAGCAGGATCGTTTCAACAAGATGTACGGCAGCGTAGATCCCCATGCGCAGTTTGTCTTGACCAGCGTAGCTGCACCGGAGCAGGTCATGACGGCTGGGGACAAGACGCGTCTGATCCGTTTGCTGACCATCCTGCACACGGGTACCTTCGCCATGTCCACGGTGATTCCGGGCCTGGTGGAAACTTCTGCTAATCTGGGCGTGGTGGAAACCACGGATACGGAAGTGAAAGTCCAGTACTTCCCGCGTTCCGCTGTGGATCAGAAGCTGGATGAATTCCGCTTTATGGCAGAAGAATGGGGCGCTTTGACGGGATTCGTTGCTCATATCGGCACGCAGTCTCCAGGCTGGAAGGAAAACAAGGACAGCAAGCTGGCCAAGATCATGGCAGATACCTTCAAGAAGCAGAACGGCAAGGATATGAAGGTGGAAACCATCCATGCCGGCCTCGAATGCGGCTGGCATTTCCGCAAGAACCCGCAGCTGGATATGGTATCCATTGGCGTGACCACCATGGATATCCACAGCCCGAAGGAACGCCTGTTGCTGGAGACGGTCCAACCGCAGGTAGATCTGATTGTGGAAACCCTGCATGCGATTGCAAAGCTGTAA